Within the Deltaproteobacteria bacterium genome, the region GGACGATCCCATTGGCACCGGCCAGGTCATGAACTACCGGGACTCCATTTCGGCCATCACCCAGTATCAATCCAACATCGGCACGGCCAAAGGCTGGCTGAATCTGGCCGACGAGTCCATGCTCCAGGTCAGCACCATCCTGATCCGGCTCAAGGGGCTGGCCGAGCAGGGCGCCACCGGCACCATGACCGAATCGGACCGCGAGGCGACGTCCTACGAAGTCCGTCAACTGTTTGACCAGCTGGTCAGCCTGTCCAATACCCAATACGAGGG harbors:
- a CDS encoding flagellar biosynthesis protein FlgL, giving the protein MRVSLRSQYTDFLYNLQETQSRLMDLNIQSSSQKRITKPSDDPIGTGQVMNYRDSISAITQYQSNIGTAKGWLNLADESMLQVSTILIRLKGLAEQGATGTMTESDREATSYEVRQLFDQLVSLSNTQYEG